CTTGCTCGTCTTAGCTCGTGAAACTGCGAAACAGGGATTACTGATGTTAGAAATCAAGCGTGTTCTCTCAGAACTTAAGCTGATTTTGACATAATTAAGGTTGCAGTCAATCCAAGTCTCCTTGCGTTGTTATAAACGAGGTTTAAGTAGCTAGAAATGATTAAAACACCAATAAAATCCTAGTTTGTAGTGAGCAATTCATCGCTCGGAGCCGGGGTTATCAGGACTTCAGTCCTGACTACAAACTTCGATTTATTTACCCCTAGCTACTGATTGTAATTATCTGTATTTAGCAGCCTGTTTCCGTAGGTCTTGTTAACGGGAAATTGGCAAATCACAACTTTAAATGCAGTCACCAGTGATTAATCATTCTTTGTTTGTTAATGGGTTAAAAAAGCATGGAAAACATGCGTTTGATTGTCACAGGAACTGTAGGTGCTGGTAAGTCTACTTTTATCCGTTCTATCAGTGAAATTGACGTAGTAGATACAGATACTTTAGCAACTGATGAAACAGCTTTGCTAAAGCAAAAGACTACTGTTGCTCTTGACTTTGGGCGGTTACAATTTAGCCCTGATATGGCGTTGCACCTTTATGGTACACCTGGTCAGTCTCGCTTTGATTTTATGTGGGATATTTTGATTCGTAAGGCTCACGCTTATATCGTACTGGTAGCAGCACATCGACCTAGAGATTTCCGTCAAGCACGTAAAATTATTACCTTTATGAATCAACGGGTGCAGATTCCGATGATTATTGGTCTCACCCATACTGACTTTCCTGACGCTTGGTCTGAAGAAGATGTGTTTTTGGCTTTGGGATATATGGATGAGAATCATCTACCCCCTATGGTGAAAGTTAACCCAATGCAAAGAGACTCTGTGGCTAATGCGGTGATTGTTTTAGTACATCATTTGATGCAAAGTTCTGTAGCTTAATTAACGTTTTCAACCAGTTAAGAGAAGAAATATTATGGCTATTACTGGTAATTTTACAGATTTTTCTTTACCGGAATTACTTCACTTTTTAGATCACGGAAAAAAGACCGGACTCCTTGCCATAGAATTACCTTCGGCAAATAGTAAAATACAACATTACTATATCTGGCTACATCAAGGTCGTGTAATTGCCGCAGCTGATCGCTTAGATGAAAAAGGGCTGACATTAATGATTGCTCAACGCGGTTGGATCAGCGAACGCGTGATTTCTAGGGTAACTCAAATTTGTCCCACTTTCATCAACACACCTCTGGGGTTATCTTTAAAGTCCCAAGGATTGTTAGAAGCCGAACAATTGAAACAGTTATTTAAAACTCAAGTCATACGGCAAATATCTAGCTTATTTCAAGCCGAGGATGGTTCCTTTACATTTAAACCCACAACAAATTTGCCCATAGCAGAGATGACGGGTTTGAGTATGTCAGCAACTGAGGTTATACTGATGGGCTTGCGATCGCTGCGAAACTGGACAGCTTTAGCAGACAAATTACCAGATGCAACTTCAGGTTTATCAAGTTTGATTGCAAAACAGCCTCAGATACAGCTAAATGCCCAGGAATGGCAATTGTGGGAATTTGTCAACGGTGAAATATCCCTACATAACATTGCTACTCATCTGAGAGTATCTGTAGAAACCGTGCTGCAAATCGCTTTCCGGCTAATTGTAGTTGGCTTGGTAGAGGAACATTTTATGGTTGCTACTTCCACACCAACTTTGGAAAATTCTGCTCCCGCAGTCAGTTTAGCAACCGTGAAAGAACCTCCCGAAAAACAAACACTAAGTCAGTCATTTTTCAAAAGCTTAGTGGGTTTCCTGCGAAGTAGATAGTTATACATCTAGGAAACGAAATCAGTGGCAAATATTCGATATTTTTATACCGGATGCCTCAAGTAAAAAAGCTTAACTAAATTCCATTTACCGATTATTGAGGATTAATTATGGCTATCGAGACTCTCGCTTTCTTGAAAACTCTGGAACAACGTGTTGGTTTGACTCCCGAAGATAAGTCTATTTTGAAGTCAAATGCAGAATGGGGTCTAGAGATTGCTCCACAAATGGCAGATCATTTTTATGCTTATCTAGGGCGTGATCAAGAAATGAATGCCATCTTAAATCAGACTGAGGGACGTGTTCACCGCCTACATGAAACATTTATTCAATGGTTTCATCAAATGTTTACCGGGATGGATGACTGGGGTACTGAATATGCTAAATGTCGCTGGCATATTGGCGTTATTCATGTGAAGATTGGCATTGTCCCTCAGTATGTGGTTCCAGCGATGGGAGTTGTGGTTCATGAAGTTGGCAAAACCTTAAAATCCCATGCTAAACCAGAGGAATTACAAGAGTCCCTGGGTAAAATTTGTATGATCGACCTAGCTTTTATTGAGCAAGCTTATGTAGAAGTTGCTAGGTCTGCTGTATTGAGAGAAACTGGCTGGTCAGAGGCTTTGTTTAAGCGTTTAGTTGCTACTGGTGCAGCATCTTTGTAGGTTGTATTGCTAACTGTAAAAAACACACATTAAGTAAGTGGGCGTAAATAAAGTTAACTGGTAGGGGTCGTCATTTGTCCTTTGTCATTGGTCATTGGTAAGGATTTCCGCCCTATTGACCTTTAGTAATATAGTGTGGTTTTTTCCTGCCTACCTACTTAGTTAAATAATTATCTTTGTTAGGGTATGTTAACTTAGTTTAATGTACCCTATAACTTTAAGATAAATTAAATAGTTCTAAACATTCATGCTTTAAAATACCTCGTGTTACTTTGATATTTCTAAATGACTTAGCAATGACCTCTTCACAAGTAATATCAATTTGTGATTGATTGACTGAAATTAAATCTTGAATGGAAGCACCATAGACAATTTCAGATATACCTGCCCACACGCAAGCGGTAGCACACATGGGACAAGGTTCGCCAGTTGTATATATGCTATAACCTTCTAAAGAGGGGCTTTTAAGTTTAGCTGTTAAACTACGAATAACGTTGATTTCTGCATGGGCTGATGGATCACTATTTCCCTTGACAGTATTATGAGCTACAGCCACAACTTCCTGATGTTTGACAATCACTGCACCATAAGGCGCATCTCCTTTTTTAGCTTCTTCTAGTGCGATCTGCATAAAATATTCTGGGTTCATTTTAATTTCTGATTTTGGTCTTAAGGTTCTGAATTCTTGTATTTCATCGTCATAGACTCCAAAGAAGCCACAGGGAACATAATTCCTGTTTTTTTTGTAGAAGAATTCAGTGTGTTGAATATTCTATCCCAAAATCCTTGAATACCATAATTTCCCTTGAAACAAGTGTGGTGAAGATCGTGAAAATCTGATCCCACGAACAATATTGATAAGGAACTATGACCTTCTAGGTTATAAACATTACCAATGATAGTCCATGCACATATTTGGGTGAGATCATACCCGAATAGTAGCAGAGGCAAAATTTCTATAATTGTAACAATGATATATTCGGTCAAACTTTTATGACCAGCCACAAAACTTGAGCAATCGGCAAACTGATGATGTTTCAGATGTATTTTCTGCAAAAATTTTCTATGAAATAGCCAATGGGTTACATAAAAACAAAAATCAAAAGCAACTATTCTCATCAAAAACCATCCCCAGTTTAAGAGCAAGCTATTTCCTCTATGTACCTCTGGTGCTAGATAGAGGATGATTGCTGCTGCTATCAAAGTTTTTATTTCCCCAATCATAATGCCTTGAGTAGTAAAGGAAGGCAATGGTTGTGCTTTAACTTTTTTCACCCTAGCGGTCAGTTTCTCTCTTAAATGATCATTCTTTTTAATTATTTTTTCAATGAAAAGACCAATACCATAAAAGGAGATAGAACCAACAAGCCAATACAACAACACCTGAGTTATAAAGTTGTATTGCTTATTTTGCAGCACAAAATAAAATATTTGTTGAACAATTGTACAAGCAATAGCTATCTTGAGATAAAATTCAATTTCAAAACAAAAATCAAAAAACTTTTTTTTCATCTCTGTGTCTTGATTAAAATATAGCAACCGCCAAGGACGTTAGGACATAAACTGATTAGAAAAGTTAGACACCGAAAGGTTTTCACCCTACTCGGTGTCCGGGCGGGTTTATGAAGAATTTCGATGAACCATAGACTCACTGGCTAAACCCGCCCCTACCCACGGACCACTCCCCAGCTATAATTATTGAGCTTGACAAAGCGTTAAGCCAAACAACTGATGAACGTTTAAACCCTGAAAACGTGGGTTAAAGGTCATAAATCTCTACTAAGATACCATATTTTCATCTATTAGCACGAATAAGAGGGGCGGCAAATTGAGATGGTAAAGTTTTCTTTTTGATTGGTGAAATTCCTTTTTTGGGGTGTGTGAATACAGATATCTCACTCCTTTGAACAACCAGGCCGATAGCCAAAGTTTTCTGGAGAGGACTAGTACCGCCGTGAAGTCACAAGAGTTTTATCCAGTTGCGATCGCTCAATTTAAACTGTTGACAGGGGAAATTTCACCTATATTGTTCGGTTATACCACTGTCGCCAATACACAAAAGAATATAACCTCATAAGTAGTAGTGAAATGCCTAATTTAAACGCTGCCAGTCGCTCTTCAATCAAGGGGTGAATACCTGTGTATCAATGGATCTTGCCAAGTCTGAGTGAAATTTTAGCCGAAAGTCAAGCAACTGTGGCTGAATGCTCACCAACCAAAGCAGAGCAACAGTGGCGCGTCAGTTTAGCCGCGACAGAAAAACTGCTAATCAACACTTTAGCAAGTGCTTCACCTGATGCGACCCCAGGATTAGTGTTAGCTGCACCAGCACCTCTATTTAGTCAGCCAACATTAACTCAACGCCTGCAAACTGTCACTTTTACAGCCAAACCATTTAACCCCTTGGCACTGATGCCATTTCGGATGCCGAGTGCGATCGCCGTAGCAAATAAACAAACGGTTTCTCATGAATCAGTGCTGCCTTTACTACCAGCCGATCCACTGGTAACAGAGCGTTTTTGCTTGGTGTTCACAGACAAATTTAGATTAGTTCTGGTTTTAAAAGAAGACAAAACCGGTGATAAAGCATTTTCATTTTCCTTTGATCCAGAAGTAGTACAGCAAGCCTGGCGAGCGCTCGGTGCGAGGGTAATGCTGAGTAATCCCGAATTTTTCGCAGAACTAGATACATTAGTAAAAAACTATTCTCCAGTAGCACCAGATTACCGCACGATAATTCAGTTTAGCCAGTTGTTACTTCAGGAATTGACAGAGCCAGAAGCCAATAAGGAAGTATCAGAAAACAGTGGAGGCTGCGGACATAAAACCGAGCCTCAGACGAAATCCCCAATCCCGGATGTAGAACTACTCCAAGCTTTTGCTCACGAAGTTCGCACACCCTTAACCACAATTCGCACCCTGACTCGCCTACTACTCAAACGGCGAGATTTACCTGCTAACGTCACTAATCGCCTAGAAATTATTGATCACGAGTGTACCGACCAAATTGACCGGATGGAGTTACTGTTTAAAGCAGCAGAATTAGAAACCTCTCCCCCGGTAAAATCTCTAAGTACTCAACTAACAGCGATGTCCTTAGATCAGGTGTTGCGTCAGAGTGTGCCTCGTTGGCAACAAGCGGCGCATCGGCGAAATTTGACCTTAGATGTCATTTTACCGCAGCAACTTCCCACAGTGGTCAGTAACCCCAATATGCTGGATCAAATCCTCACTGGTTTGATGGAGAATTTCACCCGCAGCTTACCCCCAGGGAGTCATATTCAAGTGCAGGTGATTCCGGCTGGTGATCAACTCAAGTTACAATTATCTCCTCAATTCAATTGCCAAGGAAGCAGCCCAAGCGACGGGAATGTCACACCACCGATTCGCAAAGCTCTTGGTCAACTGCTGATGTTTCAGCCAGAAACAGGTACGATTAGTTTAAATATTGCAGCAACGAAGCATCTATTTCAAGCTATTGGTGGCAAACTGATTGTACGCCAACGCCAACATTATGGGGAAGTGTTAACTATTTTCTTACCTTTGGAAGTTACCAGTAAGCAAAAGATCAAATGCACCAACCTCACCCCCAACCCCTCTCCTTAGTAAGGAGAGGGGGGAATTTTTAGTCAATGGCGCGGTGAGTTAAGTTTGGACATTGAGTTTTTTTTGTAAAGCGTCTCGTGCGTGTTCTCGGTCGTCAAAATGAATTTTTTCAGTGCCGAGAATTTGGTAATCTTCGTGACCTTTACCAGCCAATAACACGCCATCACCGGGTTGTGCTTGTAAAATTGCCGTGCGAATAGCGATCGCGCGATCGCATATCACTGTAGGTTTAACTGTATCAGGAATTCCCGCCAAAACATCTTGTAAAATCCGTTCCGGGTCTTCAGTACGGGGATTGTCTGAAGTTAGCACCGCTACATCAGCTAACTCAGCCGCAATTTTACCCATTTTGGGGCGCTTAGTGCGATCGCGATCGCCCCCACAGCCAAACACACAAATCATTTTTCCCGGAATAAACGGCCGCGCAGCTTTGAGTAAATTCTCCAAACTATCAGGAGTATGGGCATAATCCACAATTACACTGATTTCTTGCTCAGGATTAATTTGTACCCGTTCCATCCGTCCCGGAACCCCAGGAAACTCAGGTATCGCCGCAGCTACCAACTGCAAATCTAGTCCTAAGTGTAAAACCGCACCCACAGCCGCCAAAAGATTTTCTAAATTATACTGCCCAACCAGAGGAGAACGAAAAGCCACATTACCCTTTGGTGTATGTAACATCCCGCTTACACCATTCGGCTCGTAACTTAAATCACTCATCCACAAATCAGCACTGTGATTATTGACGCTGTAACTCCAAACCCGTTCTGAGCTTAAGGACGCAATTAAACGCTGACCGTAGTCATCATCAGCATTAATAATCGCTCTTCCCTTGAGATATTCAGGACTAAATAACAACGCCTTCGCTGCAAAATAATCCTCCATATCGGTGTGATAGTCCAGATGGTCTTGAGTGAGATTACTAAACACCGCCACCTCAAACTCACACCCCAAAACTCGACCTTGCGCCAAAGCATGAGAACTAACTTCCATCGCCCCAAACTCACAACCAGCATTCACAGCTTCAGCTAGCTGCTGTTGTAAATCCACAGCAAAAGGCGTAGTGTGGACAGCAGTTTGTTCAAAACCAGGCCAGCGAGTATAAAGAGTTCCCATCAAAGCCGTAGATAGATTGGCTTTCGTGAGCAGAAATTCAATTAAATGAGTAGTCGTAGTTTTACCATTAGTACCAGTCACACCCACCAATTTAAGTTTTTGTCCTGGATAACCGTAAAAAGCCGCCGCTAATTGGGCGCAGGCTTGAGTCATATCTGCCGCACTCAGAACCACAGCCTCACCAGTGGGAGGATTTTTCTGTAAAGCTGCTGGTGAAACAATCGCCGCCAAAGCACCAGAGGCGATCGCACTTTGCCAAAAATCCCCCCCATCTACACGGGTTCCAGGCATACCAATAAACAAATCACCCACACCGCAAGCATGAGAATTCGTCTTCAAACCCTTGATTTCCGCATCCGCCAAACCCTGATAATCAACACCATCTACAGCAGCTAGTAATTCCCGCAATTTCATTTAGTGAACCTCGCCACAAAAATCTCTTGGGATTATTTTGCATTATTTTTTCCTAATTAGAAAAATACTTACTCAACATTTGCCCCAACTGCTGCACACTAGCACGAGGAGAAGGACGCGGTAAACGCTCCTCAATCCCCTCCCCCTCTGCGTCCTCTGCGCCTGGGTGGTTAGATAAACAAATTACCGGTACCTCATACTGATAAGCCAAAAACCAATCTTCACGAGTCGTAATATCCCGAACTTCCAACTCAAAACTGAGATTTTTGACTTGTTCCAACTTCTCCTGTAAACCCTCACACAAATGACATCCCGGCTTGCTGTATAAAATTAAGCGCATTTTCTCAATACATTGATAGTTACCTTAAACTCTATCAAAATAGAGACAAAGGTACGGTAAGCTACGCTAATGTTATGACTCAACTTAAATCTCAACTGACACTCCAAGAATTCTTATCTCTACCCTTCGGGGATATCACCCACGAACTAATTGATGGCGAAGCAAAACCCAAAATGGCACCAAAAAGATATCACTCACGATTAACCCTTGCTATTAGTCAAATTCTCATACTATGGGTGCAAAATCGCGGTGAGGTTGGTATCGAATGGGCAGTTACTTTAAAACGCAAAGGTCGAGATTGGGTTCCAGTACCAGACTTGCTTTATGTTTCCTACTCTCGGCTATCTAGTGACGTAATCGAAGATGAACCTTGTCCCATACCTCCAGACTTAGCCATTGAAATTATTTCCCCAGATCAAAGCTTTGGACAAATGAGCGCCAAAGCCACAGATTACCTTGATGCTGGTGTGATGAGAGTTTGGGTTGTGGATGCCAGAGCGAAAACAGTGACAATATTCTATCCTGATAATAGACCGCAAACAAAAACTGGTGAAGATAGTTTAGAAGATTCTCTATTAGAAGGGCTGCAAATTACACCCCAACAAATATTTACACAGGCGGGAATCCCTTAGCGTTATAGAATACAATTTGTAAATTTATTTTGACAATCTCAGACTTGAACCTAAATCATTGTAAGTAAGTCGGCGAGAAAAATTCAATGTACATGAAGAAATATAAATTGTTCGTAGGGTGTGTTATGCCGTAGGCTAACGCACCTTGAATTGTTGACACAAAAAGCCTAAGTTTTGAAGGTGCGTTGCGCTGCGCGACAACACACCCTACATTAAAAGTTCTTAATATAGCTTGAAATATTAGTGCCGACTTACTTAGCCTTAGTTAACTGTATGCCTTGGAACAAGTTTGAGTTAATAGGATGTATAATTTATAGTAGAAATTTCAACGCAGCGATATCATATATATTTCGGCAGTTTAACTTTATATCTGAATGGGTGTAAGGCGATGATTTCTCAAGATTATAACTCAATTGATGCCGTAAATCAACTATTAAGAAAAATTAGAATCAAAGAAAGTCAATTAAAAATTGCTCAATCATCTAACATGGTTTATACATCGCAAGTATTAAATAAGCAAATATTAGAATTACAGCATCAATTATCAGAATCACAAGATCCTGAACTTGATGCATTAATGAGTTTATTAGACGATTAAAAATTACACAGATAAATACAGATAAATACGTACCTCACTAGACTAGGAAAGGCTATGTTTATCGAATCGCCCTAACAGGAAGTAAAAAGTCAAATTTAAGAAAATTGTACACAATTGTAGGTTGGGTAGTAGCTTGCTTCCCCGTAGGGGTACGAAGTGAAACCCAACAAATTCGTGCAAATGTTGCTTTCCCCTCCACCGAAAAAAGCTACGTTCCTCAAACCAAATTACTCAGAAACCATGTATAATTTTTACAGCCATAAATAACAAGCCCCTGGTGTTGAGTCGATGCGTCAATGTCTTAATCCTGAGTGTCTCCACCCTAACCCCGATAATTTCCAATTTTGCCAGAAGTGCGGGAGCAAGTTACTGCTGCGAGAAAGGTATGCGCCTCAGTCAATTTTAGGACAAGGGGGTTTTGGTCGCACATTTCTAGCCATTGACGAAGATAAACCATCAAAACCGTTTTGTGTGATTAAGCAATTTCTCCCCCAAGCACAAGGAACAGACAGTATTGAAAAGGCTTCCCAGTTGTTTAGTCAAGAAGCAGAACGTTTAGAGGAGTTGGGTAAGCATCCGCAAATTCCAGAGTTAATGGCTTATTTCACCGCAGATAATCGCCAATATTTAGTCCAAGAATTTGTTAAAGGCGAAACTCTACAAGCCGAGTTAGACAGAAATGGTGTTTTCTCAGAAAAGCAGATTCGAGAATTATTAATAGAACTATTGCAAATCTTGCAGTTTGTTCACAGTCAACAGGTAATTCACCGAGATATTAAACCAGAAAATATCATTCGCCGCAGTGCTGACAATAAATTATTTTTAGTGGATTTTGGCGCAGCTAAGGTAGTAGAGCAAAAACAGCGCACAGCTACAGGAACAATTATCGGCTCGGCGGAATATTGCGCTCCTGAGCAGTTGCATGGAAAACCTAAATATATTAGTGATTTATATAGTTTAGGGGTAACTTGTCTGCATTTATTAACTCAAATCAGTCCCTTTGATTTATATGATGTGATGGAGGGAGAATGGGTATGGCGAGATTACCTAACGGGGAATATTGTTAGTGATGAATTAGGGAAGATTTTGGAAAAGCTAGCAAATCCTATCCCTAAGCAGCGTTATCAATCTGTTGAAGAAGTTGTGAATGCTTTAAAGATAAAAACCCCACCCCCTAACCCCCTAAGCGCAAGCGAGGAGGGGGGACTAATATCATCTGTGGGGATGGACTATAGTCACCTGCGTTACTTACTCGCTGCTGGAAGATGGAAAGAAGCGGACGAGGAAACAAGACGGGTAATGTTAACGGTGGTGAATCGGGAAAACGAAGGTTGGTTAAATACTGAAAGTATTGATAATTTTCCCTGTGAAGAACTCCGCACTATTGACCAGTTGTGGGTAAATTACAGTAACGGGCGCTTTGGTTTTTCTGTGCAGAAACGCATTTATCAAAGTTTGGGGGGAACGAGAAACTACGACGAGAAAATATGGAAGGCCTTTGGGGACAAGGTAGGATGGAGAAAAAGAGGAAAGTGGTTCTACTACAAGGATATTAGTTTTGATATGACAGCACCTGAAGCGCACCTCCCTTGGTTGTGGGGTGGTTGGAATGTTGTTTCTTGTGTCGCGTCGAGACTTGTAAACTGTAATATCTAAAGAATTTCGCGTTGAGCTTTAGCCAAAGGGTGACAGAAAAGTATTAAAAAAATTGTAGGTTGGGTAGAATGAAGTGAAACCCAACGCCAATAGTCCCTGGTTTTGTTGGGTTTGCAAAGCCTCAACCCAACCTACGAATATTTTGTTTTTTCAGACTCATAAAAAATCGCCTAATTATATCATGTCCGAATAAACGCTTGTCATTACGAACGTAGCGATAGCGAAGTGAAGTAATCGCAGAGTCTGGGCGATTGCGTCGTTCCACTTCGTTGCACTCGCAATGACATATCGTAAGTAATTTGCCGGACTTGATATTATATTATTTTGTAAAGCATTAGTGTTAAGAAATGTAAAAACCCCACTCATTATTGAGCAGGGATTAATCAAATTTATTTGCTAAAGTTTACAGTTTTTAAGCTTAGAACATATTCATAATGGCGATAATACTAACGCTGGTCAACATGATTAAACCACCCATAATCATAGATTGGCCGAATTGATTAGGCAGATTTGAATTATTCATTTTTTGTAAAATCCGTTATTTTTTATGATTCTCTTAACTTATCAGTAATCGCATAAATGTATATAAAACCAGTGTAAAACTTAAGATATCGTTAATTTTCTTCGTAAAAACAGTAGTATTTGCTCAAAAATCGCTTATCAATCTGCTGGAGTGCTAAAAGTTGACTGCAACCCTTGTATAATTACAGTTGACAAGTCAGAAAATCAACTTAGTTTTGAGATATTGGCGCAGAAATGCTGCGTAATTTCCAGATAATTAGTCAGAATGTAGAGACGTTCCATGTTCTCTACAAGGGTTTGAATTCGGTCGATGTCTATTAGTATGTTAAACAAAGGTCAACTGATACCTGACAAAGATGATTAAAATCCTGCATCTCTCCGATATTCACATGGGAAGCGGTTTCTCTCACGGACGCATGAATCCCGCCACAGGGTTCAATACACGATTAGAGGATTTTGTCAAGACATTATCCCGATGTATTGACCGAGCGCTAGAAGATACAGTAGACTTAGTAATATTTGGTGGTGATGCTTTCCCAGATGCGACCCCAGCGCCATATGTGCAAGAAGCCTTTGCAAGTCAGTTTCGCCGGCTCGTGGATGCAGATATTCCCACGGTGCTATTAGTCGGGAACCATGACCAACATTCTCAAGGAGTAGGAGGAGCGAGTTTAAATATTTACCGCACCTTGGGAGTTCGGGGTTTTGTGGTGGGTGATACTTTAACCACTCACAATATCGAAACTCGTAATGGAAAAGTCCAAGTAATTACTTTACCTTGGCTCACCCGTTCCACTTTGATGACTCGTCAAGAAACGGAAAAGTCGTCTTTGGCTGAAGTTAATGAACTATTAACGGAACGTTTACAAGTGGTTTTAGAAGGAGAAATTCGCCGTCTTGACCCTGATGTCCCTACGGTGCTTTTGGCTCACTTAATGGCTGATAATGCAACTTTAGGAGCGGAGCGTTTTTTAGCTGTGGGTAAGGGTTTTACTTTACCTTTATCTTTGCTGACGCGACCTTGTTTTGATTATGTCGCATTAGGACACGTCCACCGTCACCAGAATTTGAATAAATCTAATAACCCACCTGTGATTTATCCCGGAAGTATTGAACGGGTAGATTTTAGCGAAGAAAAAGAAGATAAAGGCTATGTGATGATACAATTGGAGCGAGGAAGCGCTGATTGGGAGTTTTGTCCTTTACCGGTTCGGACTTTCCGCACCATAGAGGTGGATATATCTAAAGCTGAAGATCCGCAAGCTGCTTTAATGAAGGCGATCGCTAAATATAATATAGAAGATGCGGTTGTGCGGTTAATTTATAAACTCCGCTCTGAACAGATGGATATGATTGATAGCGCTTCCATCCATACAGCCTTAACTCCAGCCCACAATTATACCATTCAAGCCGAATTAGTCAGCCAGTTAGCTCGACCCAGGATACCGGAATTGACCGCTAGTAGCAGTATTGACCCCAGGTCAGCGCTAAAAACTTACTTGAATAATCGTGAAGATTTAAAAGATATCGCCGCATCTATGTTAGAAGCAGCAGAAAAGTTACTTGCGAATGATGGGGAGGTTTGGTTAGAAGGAGCGACCATTGAGTAAATCGCCAATTTTTCCTCAAAGCCGAACTGAGCGTTTTCGCATTGCTACTACACCTAAAGCACCAAAGGCTAATAAACCTAAAGTAGTAGAAGATTCAGGAACGGTTGAGATAATTAGTGTTGGAGGTATCCCACCGAAATTCGCACCACCTAATACTACACCGCCTGGGTCTTGGGCGCGGACTGCTAAACCCACAAATCTATCACCATTGTTAATTCGTTTTTGAACAAAGGAAGTCACATCAAAACGGATAATTTCCCCACCGATAGCAGTTGATGTATCAACTGTAGTTAAAAGTATACCTGCCTGTAAGTCAGATGCGTTGGGTTCCCCATTCCCTACATACCCAAATACTCCCAGATTATTGGGCGGAACACCACCAGGAGAGCCAAGACCAAAAACTTGTGTGGTAGATATTTGAGCTTGAAAAATCACACTACTAATTGATTCTAAAGGAGGAATAGAGAATTGAGTCAGATCAAATTCGGCAAATTCTGCCGATT
The window above is part of the Nodularia spumigena CCY9414 genome. Proteins encoded here:
- a CDS encoding GTP-binding protein, whose protein sequence is MENMRLIVTGTVGAGKSTFIRSISEIDVVDTDTLATDETALLKQKTTVALDFGRLQFSPDMALHLYGTPGQSRFDFMWDILIRKAHAYIVLVAAHRPRDFRQARKIITFMNQRVQIPMIIGLTHTDFPDAWSEEDVFLALGYMDENHLPPMVKVNPMQRDSVANAVIVLVHHLMQSSVA
- a CDS encoding DUF4388 domain-containing protein — protein: MAITGNFTDFSLPELLHFLDHGKKTGLLAIELPSANSKIQHYYIWLHQGRVIAAADRLDEKGLTLMIAQRGWISERVISRVTQICPTFINTPLGLSLKSQGLLEAEQLKQLFKTQVIRQISSLFQAEDGSFTFKPTTNLPIAEMTGLSMSATEVILMGLRSLRNWTALADKLPDATSGLSSLIAKQPQIQLNAQEWQLWEFVNGEISLHNIATHLRVSVETVLQIAFRLIVVGLVEEHFMVATSTPTLENSAPAVSLATVKEPPEKQTLSQSFFKSLVGFLRSR
- a CDS encoding protoglobin domain-containing protein, whose product is MAIETLAFLKTLEQRVGLTPEDKSILKSNAEWGLEIAPQMADHFYAYLGRDQEMNAILNQTEGRVHRLHETFIQWFHQMFTGMDDWGTEYAKCRWHIGVIHVKIGIVPQYVVPAMGVVVHEVGKTLKSHAKPEELQESLGKICMIDLAFIEQAYVEVARSAVLRETGWSEALFKRLVATGAASL
- a CDS encoding nucleoside deaminase; its protein translation is MNPEYFMQIALEEAKKGDAPYGAVIVKHQEVVAVAHNTVKGNSDPSAHAEINVIRSLTAKLKSPSLEGYSIYTTGEPCPMCATACVWAGISEIVYGASIQDLISVNQSQIDITCEEVIAKSFRNIKVTRGILKHECLELFNLS
- a CDS encoding sterol desaturase family protein, which gives rise to MKKKFFDFCFEIEFYLKIAIACTIVQQIFYFVLQNKQYNFITQVLLYWLVGSISFYGIGLFIEKIIKKNDHLREKLTARVKKVKAQPLPSFTTQGIMIGEIKTLIAAAIILYLAPEVHRGNSLLLNWGWFLMRIVAFDFCFYVTHWLFHRKFLQKIHLKHHQFADCSSFVAGHKSLTEYIIVTIIEILPLLLFGYDLTQICAWTIIGNVYNLEGHSSLSILFVGSDFHDLHHTCFKGNYGIQGFWDRIFNTLNSSTKKTGIMFPVASLESMTMKYKNSEP
- a CDS encoding sensor histidine kinase, coding for MYQWILPSLSEILAESQATVAECSPTKAEQQWRVSLAATEKLLINTLASASPDATPGLVLAAPAPLFSQPTLTQRLQTVTFTAKPFNPLALMPFRMPSAIAVANKQTVSHESVLPLLPADPLVTERFCLVFTDKFRLVLVLKEDKTGDKAFSFSFDPEVVQQAWRALGARVMLSNPEFFAELDTLVKNYSPVAPDYRTIIQFSQLLLQELTEPEANKEVSENSGGCGHKTEPQTKSPIPDVELLQAFAHEVRTPLTTIRTLTRLLLKRRDLPANVTNRLEIIDHECTDQIDRMELLFKAAELETSPPVKSLSTQLTAMSLDQVLRQSVPRWQQAAHRRNLTLDVILPQQLPTVVSNPNMLDQILTGLMENFTRSLPPGSHIQVQVIPAGDQLKLQLSPQFNCQGSSPSDGNVTPPIRKALGQLLMFQPETGTISLNIAATKHLFQAIGGKLIVRQRQHYGEVLTIFLPLEVTSKQKIKCTNLTPNPSP
- a CDS encoding UDP-N-acetylmuramoyl-L-alanyl-D-glutamate--2,6-diaminopimelate ligase → MKLRELLAAVDGVDYQGLADAEIKGLKTNSHACGVGDLFIGMPGTRVDGGDFWQSAIASGALAAIVSPAALQKNPPTGEAVVLSAADMTQACAQLAAAFYGYPGQKLKLVGVTGTNGKTTTTHLIEFLLTKANLSTALMGTLYTRWPGFEQTAVHTTPFAVDLQQQLAEAVNAGCEFGAMEVSSHALAQGRVLGCEFEVAVFSNLTQDHLDYHTDMEDYFAAKALLFSPEYLKGRAIINADDDYGQRLIASLSSERVWSYSVNNHSADLWMSDLSYEPNGVSGMLHTPKGNVAFRSPLVGQYNLENLLAAVGAVLHLGLDLQLVAAAIPEFPGVPGRMERVQINPEQEISVIVDYAHTPDSLENLLKAARPFIPGKMICVFGCGGDRDRTKRPKMGKIAAELADVAVLTSDNPRTEDPERILQDVLAGIPDTVKPTVICDRAIAIRTAILQAQPGDGVLLAGKGHEDYQILGTEKIHFDDREHARDALQKKLNVQT
- a CDS encoding glutaredoxin family protein, which codes for MRLILYSKPGCHLCEGLQEKLEQVKNLSFELEVRDITTREDWFLAYQYEVPVICLSNHPGAEDAEGEGIEERLPRPSPRASVQQLGQMLSKYFSN